Proteins co-encoded in one Armatimonadota bacterium genomic window:
- a CDS encoding threonine synthase — MTARYSYLLHLECTACGARLDADRPHGLCPHCGKVLYARYDLDAARLAVDRAALAARPPDMWRYHELLPVRDPAHVVTLGEGATPLLDAPRLAQRFGLRRVWLKDEGKNPTGTFKARGLAAAVSRARELGVRAVAMPTAGNAGSALAAYAARAGLAAYIVMPRDAPVVTRAEVVAYGAHAYAIDGVITDAGRALRDLAPVHGWFDLSTLREPYRVEGKKIMGYEIAEALGWRLPDAIVYPAGGGTGLVGIWKAIAEMRALGWVGPPLPRMIAVQAAGCAPIVRAWEDGHDHAVPVSAPHTIAAGLRVPAAIGDYLMLRAVRESGGAAVAVSDGEILAAMRDLAASEGVLAAPEAAATVAALVPLRARGLLRPADEVVLLLTGSGLKYTDLLDHTLPGLEALAQTPPAQHGDDAPGLVQPRVE, encoded by the coding sequence ATGACGGCGCGCTACTCCTACTTGCTGCACCTGGAGTGCACCGCCTGCGGGGCGCGGCTGGACGCCGACCGCCCGCACGGGCTCTGTCCCCACTGCGGCAAGGTCCTGTACGCACGCTACGACCTGGACGCAGCACGCCTCGCGGTGGATCGCGCGGCGCTGGCTGCCCGCCCGCCCGACATGTGGCGCTACCACGAGCTGCTCCCGGTGCGGGATCCCGCTCACGTGGTGACGCTGGGGGAAGGGGCCACGCCGTTGCTGGACGCGCCCCGGCTGGCGCAGCGATTCGGCCTGCGGCGCGTGTGGCTGAAGGACGAGGGCAAGAACCCCACCGGGACGTTCAAGGCGCGGGGCCTGGCGGCGGCCGTGTCCCGCGCCAGGGAACTGGGCGTGCGCGCGGTGGCGATGCCCACGGCGGGCAATGCCGGCTCGGCCCTGGCAGCGTACGCGGCCCGCGCCGGCCTTGCCGCGTACATCGTCATGCCCCGTGACGCCCCGGTGGTCACCCGTGCCGAGGTCGTCGCCTATGGGGCGCACGCGTACGCCATCGACGGCGTCATCACCGACGCGGGTCGCGCCCTGCGCGACCTGGCCCCCGTCCACGGCTGGTTCGATCTCTCGACGCTGCGCGAGCCCTACCGGGTCGAGGGCAAGAAGATCATGGGCTACGAGATCGCCGAAGCCCTGGGCTGGCGCCTGCCCGATGCCATCGTCTACCCTGCGGGCGGCGGCACCGGGCTGGTGGGCATCTGGAAGGCGATCGCGGAGATGCGCGCGCTGGGCTGGGTGGGCCCGCCGCTGCCGCGGATGATCGCGGTCCAGGCCGCCGGCTGCGCGCCGATCGTGCGCGCCTGGGAGGACGGCCACGACCACGCCGTCCCGGTGTCCGCCCCGCACACGATCGCCGCGGGGCTGCGGGTTCCGGCCGCCATTGGCGACTACCTGATGCTGCGGGCCGTGCGCGAGAGCGGCGGCGCGGCCGTGGCCGTCAGCGACGGCGAGATCCTGGCGGCGATGCGCGATCTGGCCGCCAGCGAGGGCGTGCTGGCGGCGCCCGAGGCCGCCGCGACCGTCGCCGCGCTGGTGCCCCTGCGGGCCCGCGGGCTGCTGAGGCCCGCTGACGAGGTCGTGCTGCTGCTCACCGGGTCGGGGCTGAAGTACACGGACCTGTTGGACCACACGTTGCCCGGGCTGGAGGCGCTGGCGCAGACCCCGCCGGCACAGCACGGCGACGACGCCCCCGGGCTGGTCCAGCCCCGGGTCGAGTGA
- a CDS encoding ABC transporter permease, whose protein sequence is MVEAAYRYALDNQAFFWSAVSLHVRLSVLALALASAVSIPLGVHAARRRRLGAYVLAAVGGVRVIPSLAILFLAVPYLGLGFLPALVALTVLACPPILINTEAAFRGVDPAAVEAARGMGMDAGQILWRIEVPLALPVVVAGVRTAAVDVFASATLAAFIGGGGLGDFIARGFALFDPAVMLVGAVPVAVLTLGVEAVLAGTQRVLERLARVG, encoded by the coding sequence ATGGTCGAGGCCGCCTACCGCTACGCCCTGGACAACCAGGCGTTCTTCTGGAGCGCAGTGAGCCTGCACGTGCGCCTCTCGGTGCTCGCCCTGGCCCTGGCCAGCGCCGTGTCGATCCCCCTGGGCGTGCATGCCGCCCGGCGCCGTCGGCTGGGCGCGTACGTGCTGGCGGCCGTGGGCGGGGTGCGGGTGATTCCGAGCTTGGCGATCCTGTTCCTCGCCGTCCCGTACCTGGGGCTGGGGTTCCTCCCCGCGCTGGTGGCGTTGACGGTCCTGGCGTGCCCGCCCATCCTCATCAACACCGAGGCCGCGTTCCGGGGCGTCGACCCTGCCGCGGTCGAGGCAGCCCGCGGCATGGGGATGGACGCGGGACAGATCCTCTGGCGGATCGAGGTGCCGCTCGCGTTGCCGGTGGTGGTGGCCGGGGTGCGCACAGCAGCCGTCGACGTGTTCGCCAGTGCCACGCTCGCGGCGTTCATCGGCGGAGGTGGGTTGGGTGACTTCATCGCCCGCGGGTTCGCGCTGTTCGACCCCGCGGTGATGCTCGTCGGCGCCGTCCCGGTCGCCGTGCTGACCCTGGGCGTCGAGGCCGTCCTGGCGGGGACGCAGCGCGTGCTGGAGCGCCTTGCCCGCGTTGGGTGA
- a CDS encoding glycine betaine ABC transporter substrate-binding protein — protein sequence MRTVRAVGFLLVVAVLAAACGPRAAPRPTLKVGSKDFTEEFILAEMYALLLEDAGFAVERRFNLGGTPVAHEALVKGEIDLYPEYTSTGLLTVLKQPALQDPKAVLEAVRTGYRERFGLEWLEPAAFNNTQALATTRAVAEKYGIRTFSDLARKAPELRLGGPAEFAEREDGIKGLQRAYGGFQFKEFRQLGTGSLRYEALRAGQVDVVVAFSTDGQISGLGLVLLVDDKRFYPAYQAAPVVRAQVLQQHPKIAEVLNRLTGLLTDDVMAGLNWQVDGPDKREFAAVARTFLEEKGLIKRR from the coding sequence GTGCGTACCGTCCGCGCTGTGGGGTTCCTGCTCGTTGTCGCGGTGCTGGCGGCTGCCTGCGGGCCGCGGGCGGCGCCGCGGCCCACCCTCAAGGTGGGCTCCAAGGACTTCACCGAGGAGTTCATCCTCGCCGAGATGTACGCGCTCCTACTGGAAGACGCGGGGTTTGCGGTGGAACGCAGGTTCAACCTGGGCGGTACGCCCGTGGCCCACGAGGCGCTGGTCAAGGGCGAGATCGACCTCTACCCTGAGTACACCAGCACGGGCCTGCTGACGGTCCTCAAGCAGCCGGCGCTGCAGGATCCGAAGGCCGTCCTGGAGGCCGTCCGTACGGGCTACCGCGAGCGGTTCGGCCTCGAGTGGCTGGAGCCCGCGGCGTTCAACAACACCCAGGCCCTGGCCACCACCAGGGCCGTGGCCGAGAAGTACGGCATCAGGACGTTCTCGGACCTGGCTCGTAAGGCGCCGGAGCTGCGTCTGGGCGGACCCGCGGAGTTCGCCGAGCGGGAGGACGGCATCAAGGGGCTCCAGCGCGCCTATGGGGGTTTCCAGTTCAAGGAGTTCCGACAGCTGGGGACGGGGAGCCTCCGCTACGAAGCGCTGCGCGCCGGCCAGGTGGACGTGGTGGTGGCGTTCAGCACCGATGGCCAGATCAGCGGCCTGGGGCTGGTGCTCCTCGTGGACGACAAGCGTTTCTACCCCGCCTATCAGGCCGCGCCGGTGGTGCGCGCGCAGGTGCTGCAGCAGCATCCGAAGATTGCCGAGGTCCTCAACAGGCTGACCGGGTTGCTGACCGACGATGTCATGGCAGGTCTCAACTGGCAGGTGGACGGCCCGGACAAGCGCGAGTTCGCCGCGGTGGCCAGGACGTTCCTGGAGGAGAAAGGCTTGATCAAGCGCCGGTGA
- a CDS encoding ABC transporter permease: protein MRYLVEHPGVVLRLLGQHLWLTAVALLCAVCVAVPLGLLAARSARVRGPLLGALGVVYSIPSLALFVLLIPVLGLGMLPAVTALAAYAQVILVRNIAVGLLGVDPAAVDVARGMGMTPWQRFWWVELPLALPVVLAGVRVAVLAIIGIGTVAAFINAGGLGVLLFTGVAQSHPDKIVAGAVTVSALALGCGGLLRWVEERVVRVVQDGGQRPGTDATS from the coding sequence ATGCGCTACCTCGTAGAGCACCCCGGGGTCGTCCTGCGGCTGCTGGGGCAGCACCTCTGGCTGACGGCTGTGGCGCTGCTGTGCGCGGTGTGCGTGGCCGTCCCCCTGGGCCTCCTGGCGGCCCGCTCCGCCCGCGTGCGGGGCCCGCTGCTCGGGGCGCTCGGCGTGGTGTACTCCATCCCCAGCCTGGCGCTGTTCGTGCTGCTGATCCCGGTGCTGGGGCTGGGGATGCTGCCCGCCGTGACGGCGCTCGCAGCCTACGCCCAGGTCATCCTCGTGCGCAACATCGCCGTAGGGTTGCTGGGCGTCGATCCCGCCGCGGTCGACGTGGCCCGCGGCATGGGCATGACCCCGTGGCAGCGCTTCTGGTGGGTAGAGCTCCCCCTGGCGTTGCCGGTGGTCCTGGCTGGCGTGCGGGTGGCGGTCCTGGCGATCATCGGGATCGGCACCGTCGCCGCGTTCATCAACGCCGGCGGCCTGGGGGTGCTGCTCTTCACCGGCGTGGCCCAGAGCCATCCCGACAAGATCGTCGCCGGCGCCGTGACGGTCTCGGCGCTGGCGTTAGGGTGCGGGGGCCTCCTGCGGTGGGTGGAGGAGCGGGTGGTGCGGGTGGTGCAGGATGGCGGCCAGCGGCCAGGCACTGACGCAACGTCGTGA
- a CDS encoding succinylglutamate desuccinylase/aspartoacylase family protein, translating into MQAARRLHRYPVTIDLHGGEIALYVHEVIGSRDGPTLGVLSTLHGNEWLSVEIARRLLTRVVPQALAGRLLVVPVGNPVAFAHLTRSTPDESDSPDLNRIFPGQHTWIGDLLAQAITRHVLTHVQYLIDLHLGLWGSSFYCVAWPKDLPDAEQVQRAGTMAQAYGCPLVQHLALLTRFPGPRSAAGYAAQHLGVVPILVEIGGAGFAPELEERWIEENVAGIMSVLRALGMLEGEPRFLDRYLHYTRHVRVNPSVAGYLLPTVGPDALGREVIAGDEAGRVVSPYTFEDLEVLRAPVRGAWVLVSRPYPVRPGYWAFGVADLEEPGTGWGPPRAI; encoded by the coding sequence GTGCAGGCGGCCCGACGACTCCACCGCTACCCCGTGACGATCGACCTGCATGGTGGTGAGATCGCGCTGTACGTCCACGAGGTCATCGGATCTCGGGACGGCCCTACCCTGGGCGTCCTCTCCACACTGCACGGAAACGAGTGGCTGTCGGTAGAGATTGCCCGACGGCTGCTGACGCGCGTGGTTCCGCAGGCACTCGCTGGCAGGTTGTTGGTGGTGCCCGTCGGAAACCCGGTGGCCTTCGCGCACCTCACCCGCAGCACGCCCGACGAATCGGACTCGCCGGACCTGAACCGGATCTTCCCCGGGCAGCACACCTGGATCGGGGACCTGCTGGCGCAAGCCATCACCCGCCACGTGCTCACGCACGTCCAGTACCTCATCGACCTGCACCTCGGGCTGTGGGGGTCCAGCTTCTACTGCGTGGCCTGGCCCAAGGACCTCCCGGACGCCGAGCAGGTCCAGCGGGCGGGCACGATGGCCCAGGCCTATGGCTGCCCCCTCGTCCAGCACCTTGCGCTGCTGACGCGGTTCCCCGGGCCCCGTTCGGCGGCGGGCTACGCCGCGCAACACCTGGGCGTGGTGCCGATCTTGGTGGAGATCGGTGGCGCCGGGTTCGCGCCGGAGCTGGAAGAGCGCTGGATCGAAGAGAACGTGGCGGGCATCATGAGCGTCCTCCGCGCGCTCGGGATGCTGGAGGGCGAGCCACGGTTCCTCGACCGGTATTTGCACTACACCCGGCACGTACGCGTGAACCCCTCCGTTGCGGGCTATCTCCTACCGACGGTGGGCCCCGATGCGCTGGGACGCGAGGTCATCGCGGGCGACGAGGCTGGACGCGTCGTGAGCCCGTACACGTTCGAAGACCTCGAGGTGCTCCGCGCACCGGTGCGTGGCGCATGGGTGCTGGTGTCCCGCCCCTACCCGGTGCGCCCGGGGTACTGGGCGTTTGGCGTCGCCGACCTGGAGGAGCCGGGCACCGGTTGGGGGCCGCCCAGGGCCATCTGA
- a CDS encoding ABC transporter permease, with amino-acid sequence MRFLARRLTQLVIVLLGVSAVVFGIVRLTGDPVVVLLGESATPDAVAALRAELGLDRPIHVQYLRFLRGALRGDFGESLRYRQSAFSLFVERLPATLELATAAFGLALAVGLPVGVGAALRPRSALDGLVRLLALIGQAVPGFYLGLVAIIVFGAHLKWLPTGGRGTPAQLLLPAATLAAYQVAVVARFARGAMLEVLGEDYIRTARAKGLARMRVVVVHALRNALIPIVTVVGLQFGTLLSGAVVTETVFSWPGVGRLAVQAIYARDFPVVQVTVLMTAALFVVVNLLTDVAYVLIDPRVRTAD; translated from the coding sequence GTGCGGTTCCTTGCGCGACGGTTGACGCAGCTCGTGATCGTGCTCCTCGGCGTGTCTGCCGTGGTGTTCGGCATCGTGCGGCTCACCGGCGACCCGGTGGTGGTCCTGCTGGGCGAGAGTGCCACGCCCGACGCCGTGGCAGCACTGCGCGCCGAACTGGGGCTCGACCGGCCCATCCACGTGCAGTACCTGCGCTTCTTGCGTGGCGCGCTGCGCGGGGACTTCGGGGAATCGCTGCGGTATCGACAGTCTGCTTTCAGTCTCTTCGTGGAGCGGCTGCCCGCGACCCTGGAGCTGGCCACGGCGGCGTTTGGTCTGGCCCTGGCCGTGGGACTGCCTGTCGGCGTCGGCGCGGCGCTGCGGCCGCGTTCGGCCCTCGACGGGCTCGTGCGCCTTCTGGCGTTGATCGGGCAGGCCGTGCCAGGGTTCTACCTGGGGCTGGTGGCGATCATCGTCTTCGGCGCGCACCTCAAGTGGCTGCCCACGGGTGGGCGCGGCACGCCCGCGCAACTCCTGCTGCCGGCGGCAACGCTGGCAGCCTACCAGGTGGCGGTGGTGGCGCGCTTTGCCCGCGGCGCGATGCTGGAGGTCCTGGGAGAAGACTACATCCGGACCGCTCGGGCCAAGGGATTGGCGCGCATGCGCGTTGTGGTGGTGCATGCGCTGCGCAACGCCCTGATCCCCATCGTCACGGTGGTGGGCCTGCAGTTCGGTACGCTCCTGTCGGGTGCGGTGGTCACCGAGACGGTGTTCAGCTGGCCCGGGGTCGGGCGGTTGGCCGTGCAGGCGATCTACGCACGCGACTTCCCCGTGGTGCAGGTGACGGTCCTGATGACCGCGGCGCTGTTCGTTGTGGTCAATCTGCTGACCGATGTGGCCTACGTGTTGATCGACCCCCGCGTGCGTACCGCGGACTGA
- a CDS encoding ABC transporter permease yields MALQTSRRIVYRSPRVRAAAVFFRDRMAVAGVVLLAVIVVAAVWPVAWLPHPPAWSDLDARLVPPAFLPGGSVRHPLGTDTLGRDLLSRMMYGGRFSLFVAGAAVALGGAVGTAAGLLAGYRGGLLDVVVMRLVDVQLAFPLVLLVIAVIAVVGPSLPVLVITLGLPAWAHYARIVRGATLTVVARQYVEAARAVGCPEPRVLGRHVLPNLATPLVILTTFEMARLLLLESAVSFLGLGIQPPTPSWGTMIADGRNHIYEGWWVSTMPGLAICVAVLAFNFIGDGLRDVLDPRAHGRRAVL; encoded by the coding sequence ATGGCACTGCAGACGTCCCGGCGGATCGTGTACCGGTCGCCTCGGGTCCGGGCGGCGGCCGTCTTCTTCCGTGACCGGATGGCGGTTGCGGGAGTTGTCCTGCTCGCTGTCATCGTGGTGGCAGCCGTGTGGCCCGTGGCCTGGCTCCCGCATCCGCCGGCGTGGTCGGACCTGGACGCACGGCTGGTGCCGCCCGCGTTCCTGCCGGGCGGATCGGTGCGCCATCCGCTGGGCACGGACACCCTCGGCCGCGACCTGCTCAGCCGCATGATGTACGGTGGGCGGTTCTCGCTGTTCGTGGCAGGCGCTGCGGTGGCGCTCGGCGGCGCTGTGGGGACCGCCGCGGGCCTGCTGGCGGGCTATCGCGGCGGTCTGCTGGACGTGGTCGTCATGCGGCTGGTGGACGTGCAACTGGCGTTTCCGCTGGTCCTGCTGGTGATCGCCGTCATCGCCGTGGTGGGGCCGAGTCTGCCGGTGCTGGTGATCACGCTGGGGCTGCCCGCCTGGGCGCACTACGCGCGCATCGTTCGGGGTGCGACCCTGACCGTCGTCGCTCGCCAGTACGTCGAAGCGGCCAGGGCGGTGGGCTGTCCAGAACCGCGCGTCCTGGGACGGCACGTCCTGCCGAATCTGGCGACCCCGCTGGTGATCCTCACCACCTTCGAGATGGCCAGACTGCTGTTGCTGGAGTCGGCGGTGTCCTTCCTGGGCTTGGGCATTCAGCCGCCCACACCGTCGTGGGGCACGATGATCGCCGACGGACGCAACCACATCTACGAGGGCTGGTGGGTGTCCACCATGCCGGGGCTGGCCATCTGCGTGGCGGTCCTGGCGTTCAACTTCATCGGCGACGGTCTGCGCGACGTGCTCGATCCGCGCGCCCACGGCCGTCGCGCCGTGCTGTAG